A part of Hippopotamus amphibius kiboko isolate mHipAmp2 chromosome 16, mHipAmp2.hap2, whole genome shotgun sequence genomic DNA contains:
- the LOC130837953 gene encoding phospholipase A2 inhibitor and Ly6/PLAUR domain-containing protein-like, whose product MRTCMKPQTFLLASALLCTLLGLGYPLSCEVCTGSGLTCSGNVQTCDPDQDSCVVTVAETSRKGHRSVNTYKGCVKSSACSSEFLSITMDPENYAVSNTRCCQGDACNRDPVPAPQNNRTENGLQCPTCIAHFKETCSSTQQVPCVGKESRCAAFTGKVQTGIIFATQGCATENACHTKPGTLVPSASRIYTITRANCPPDTQPSGKAK is encoded by the exons ATGAGGACTTGCATGAAACCCCAGACCTTCCTGCTGGCCTCCGCGCTGCTCTGCACCCTCCTGGGTCTAG GATACCCACTAAGCTGTGAGGTGTGTACAGGCTCCGGACTCACGTGCAGTGGAAATGTGCAGACGTGCGACCCTGACCAGGACTCCTGCGTGGTCACCGTGGCTGAGACCAGCAGAA agggacaccggtcgGTGAACACCTACAAGGGGTGCGTGAAGTCTAGCGCCTGCAGCTCGGAATTCCTCTCCATCACCATGGACCCTGAGAACTACGCGGTGTCCAACACACGCTGCTGCCAGGGTGACGCCTGCAACCGCGATCCCGTGCCCG ctccccagaacAATCGGACAGAGAATGGCCTCCAGTGCCCTACCTGCATCGCCCACTTCAAGGAAACATGCTCTTCGACTCAGCAAGTGCCCTGTGTTGGCAAGGAGAGCCGCTGTGCTGCATTCACTGGCAAAGTGCAGACGG gTATCATATTTGCTACTCAGGGCTGTGCTACAGAGAATGCCTGCCACACCAAGCCTGGGACCCTGGTGCCCTCAGCCTCTCGTATCTACACCATCACCCGGGCTAACTGTCCTCCAGACACCCAGCCTTCTGGCAAGGCTAAGTAA
- the IRGQ gene encoding immunity-related GTPase family Q protein isoform X1 → MRFGSLIVQGSGTAELAIALWPFCAGAAEPCPRGHAFKTHPLLRGMTSAMPPPRGDVTVLFLGPPGSGKSALITALCDKDVETVEIPDGRPDSGLPSLRAAGPGLFLGELSCPPAAPGPWAAEANVLVLVLPGPEGNEEPLAPALGDAARAALARGTPLLAVRNLRPEESQNEAQARDQTSALLDSAGLGAAALFVLQTHCRSSDGCEELERLRAALRSQAEALQRLLPPAQDGFEVLGAAELEAVREAFETGGLEAALSWVRAGLERLGSARLDLAVAGRADVGLVLNMLLGLDPDDPGAVPASAPAGPTPYPAPERPNVVLWTVPLGSAGTAATPDPTHYDALILVTPGAPTEKDWAQVRPLVLPDTPVVCVRTDGEGEDPESLEEEEEAEKPSGESLENAGRGGVENARSEGREKHGPGSQEAGSGEGSEETGSESLQPAGIGVRKSGSGDCERAAVLSPEDETWEVLEEAPPPVFALRPGGLPGLCAWLRRALPPAQAGALLLALPPASPRAARTKAAALRAGAWRPALLASLAAAAAPVPGLGWACDVALLRGQLAEWRRALGLEPAALARRERALGLAPGELAERTRFPGPVTRAEVEARLGSWAGEGTAGGAALGALSFLWPAGGAAATGGLGYRAAHGVLLQALDEMRADAEAVLAPQAPAQ, encoded by the exons ATGCGCTTTGGTTCCCTCATTGTTCAAGGCTCGGGGACCGCCGAGTTAGCGATCGCTCTTTGGCCGTTCTGCGCAGGCGCTGCAGAGCCATGTCCCCGAGGTCACGCATTCAAGACACACCCCCTCCTGAGAGGAATGACGTCAG CTATGCCTCCGCCGCGGGGTGACGTGACTGTCTTGTTCCTGGGGCCTCCGGGCTCGGGAAAATCAGCGCTGATCACAGCGCTGTGCGACAAGGATGTGGAGACGGTAGAGATCCCCGACGGCCGGCCGGATTCCGGGCTCCCCAGCCTGCGAGCTGCAGGCCCAGGCCTGTTCCTGGGCGAGCTGAGCTGCCCACCCGCAGCGCCGGGACCCTGGGCGGCGGAGGCCAACGTGCTGGTACTGGTGCTGCCCGGCCCTGAGGGGAATGAGGAGCCCTTGGCCCCAGCGCTGGGGGATGCAGCGCGGGCCGCCCTGGCCCGAGGGACCCCGCTGCTGGCTGTGCGGAACCTCCGTCCCGAGGAGTCGCAGAATGAAGCCCAGGCCCGGGATCAGACCTCGGCCCTGCTGGACAGCGCCGGATTGGGCGCCGCGGCTCTCTTCGTGCTACAGACCCACTGCCGTAGCAGCGACGGCTGCGAGGAGCTGGAGCGCCTGCGGGCGGCGCTGCGAAGTCAGGCGGAGGCGCTTCAGAG GCTCCTGCCACCGGCTCAGGATGGCTTCGAGGTGCTGGGCGCCGCAGAGTTGGAGGCTGTGCGCGAGGCCTTCGAGACGGGTGGCCTGGAGGCGGCGCTGTCGTGGGTTCGGGCCGGCCTGGAGCGACTGGGCAGCGCGCGCCTGGACCTGGCCGTGGCCGGTAGGGCTGACGTGGGCCTTGTGCTGAACATGCTACTCGGGTTAGATCCTGACGACCCAGGTGCGGTTCCTGCTTCGGCGCCCGCGGGGCCCACACCCTACCCGGCCCCAGAGCGCCCCAACGTGGTGCTCTGGACCGTGCCCCTGGGCTCCGCGGGCACTGCTGCCACCCCCGACCCGACCCACTACGACGCTCTCATCCTCGTCACCCCGGGGGCCCCCACTGAGAAGGACTGGGCCCAGGTCCGGCCCTTGGTGCTACCAGATACACCCGTGGTCTGCGTGCGAACAGACGGCGAGGGCGAGGATCCGGAGTCtctagaagaagaggaagaggcggAGAAACCCAGCGGCGAGAGCTTAGAGAACGCGGGCCGAGGCGGGGTTGAGAATGCACGCAGTGAGGGAAGGGAGAAACATGGCCCTGGATCGCAGGAAGCAGGCAGTGGGGAAGGTTCAGAGGAAACCGGCAGCGAGAGTTTGCAGCCGGCTGGCATCGGCGTGAGGAAATCGGGCAGCGGGGACTGTGAGCGCGCGGCGGTGCTCAGCCCAGAGGACGAGACGTGGGAGGTGCTGGAGGAGGCGCCGCCGCCGGTGTTCGCGCTGCGGCCGGGCGGCCTCCCGGGGCTGTGCGCGTGGCTGCGGCGCGCGCTCCCGCCGGCGCAGGCGGGGGCGCTGCTGCTGGCGCTGCCGCCCGCGTCTCCCCGCGCGGCCCGGACCAAGGCTGCGGCGCTGCGGGCCGGGGCGTGGCGGCCGGCCCTGCTGGCTagcctggcggcggcggcggccccggtgccggggctgggctgggcgtGCGACGTGGCGCTGCTGCGCGGCCAGCTGGCCGAGTGGCGGCGGGCGCTGGGGCTCGAACCCGCGGCGCTGGCGCGACGGGAGCGCGCGCTGGGCCTGGCGCCGGGGGAGCTGGCCGAGCGGACGCGCTTCCCGGGTCCGGTGACGCGCGCAGAAGTGGAGGCGAGGCTGGGCTCGTGGGCGGGCGAGGGCACCGCCGGGGGCGCGGCGCTGGGCGCGCTCTCCTTCCTGTGGCCGGCGGGCGGCGCGGCGGCCACCGGGGGCCTGGGCTACCGCGCGGCGCACGGTGTCCTGCTGCAGGCGCTCGATGAGATGCGGGCCGACGCCGAGGCCGTGCTGGCCCCACAGGCGCCCGCGCAGTGA
- the CADM4 gene encoding cell adhesion molecule 4 isoform X2 translates to MGRLSWPSLQTSYNVCSGAGQEVQTENVTVAEGGVAEITCRLHQYDGSIVVIQNPARQTLFFNGTRALKDERFQLEEFSPRRVRIRLSDARLEDEGGYFCQLYTEDTHHQIATLTVLVAPENPVVEVREQAVEGGEVELSCLVPRSRPAAVLRWYRDRKELKGVSSGQENGKVWSVASTVRFRVDRKDDGGIVICEAQNQALPAGHSKQTQYVLDVQYSPTARIHASQAVLREGDTLVLTCAVTGNPRPNQIRWNRGNESLPERAEAVGETLTLPGLVSADNGTYTCEASNKHGHARALYVLVVYDPGAVVEAQTSVPYAIVGGILALLVFLIICVLVGMVWCSVRQKGSYLTHEASGLDEQGEAREAFLNGSDGHKRKEEFFI, encoded by the exons ATGGGAAGATTATCATGGCCATCTCTGCAGACAAGTTACAACGTGTGCTCAG GGGCAGGACAGGAAGTACAGACAGAGAATGTGACAGTGGCTGAGGGTGGGGTGGCTGAGATAACCTGCCGTCTGCACCAGTATGATGGATCCATAGTTGTCATTCAGAACCCCGCCCGGCAGACCCTCTTCTTCAATGGCACCCGGG CCCTGAAGGATGAGCGTTTCCAGCTTGAGGAGTTCTCCCCGCGCCGGGTACGGATCCGGCTCTCAGATGCGCGCCTGGAGGACGAGGGGGGCTACTTCTGCCAGCTCTACACGGAGGATACCCACCACCAGATTGCCACGCTCACTGTACTGG TGGCCCCGGAGAATCCTGTAGTGGAGGTCCGGGAACAGGCGGTGGAGGGTGGCGAGGTGGAGCTCAGCTGCCTCGTTCCACGGTCCCGCCCGGCCGCCGTCCTGCGCTGGTACCGGGACCGAAAGGAGCTGAAAG GAGTGAGCAGCGGCCAGGAGAATGGCAAGGTGTGGAGCGTGGCGAGCACAGTGAGGTTTCGTGTGGACCGCAAGGACGACGGCGGTATCGTCATATGCGAGGCGCAGAACCAAGCGCTGCCCGCTGGACACAGCAAGCAGACGCAGTACGTGCTGGACGTGCAGT ACTCCCCTACGGCCCGGATCCATGCCTCCCAAGCTGTGCTGAGGGAGGGAGACACGCTGGTGCTGACGTGTGCGGTGACGGGGAACCCCAG GCCAAACCAGATCCGTTGGAACCGCGGTAATGAATCTTTGCCAGAGCGGGCCGAGGCAGTCGGGGAGACACTTACGCTGCCGGGCCTGGTATCCGCGGATAACGGCACCTACACCTGCGAGGCGTCGAACAAGCACGGCCACGCGAGGGCGCTGTATGTGCTCGTGGTCTACG ACCCTGGTGCGGTGGTAGAGGCTCAAACGTCAGTGCCCTACGCCATTGTGGGCGGCATCCTGGCGCTACTGGTGTTTCTGATCATCTGTGTGCTGGTGGGCATGGTCTGGTGCTCAGTACGGCAGAAGG GCTCCTATCTGACCCATGAGGCCAGTGGCCTGGATGAGCAGGGAGAAGCCAGAGAAGCCTTTCTCAATGGCAGCGATGGAcacaagaggaaagaagaattcTTCATctga
- the ZNF576 gene encoding zinc finger protein 576 isoform X4, with protein MEDQQPTESMEQQDSSKERSPQSPGDDICHLGALQCTRCLITFADSKFQERHMKREHPADFVAQKLQGVLFICFTCARSFPSSKALIAHQRSHGPARPSQPAALTATPPTFPCPDCGKTFGQAASLRRHRQVHEARTLPGPFACTECGQDFAQEAGLHQHYIRHARGEL; from the exons ATGGAGGACCAGCAACCCACAGAGTCCATGGAGCAGCAGGATTCGTCCAAGGAGAGAAGTCCCCAAAGTCCAGGAGATGATATCT GCCACCTAGGGGCCCTGCAATGCACCCGCTGCCTCATCACCTTCGCCGATTCCAAGTTCCAGGAGCGTCACATGAAGCGGGAGCACCCAGCGGACTTCGTGGCCCAGAAGCTGCAGGGGGTCCTCTTCATCTGCTTCACCTGCGCCcgctcctttccctcctccaagGCCCTGATTGCCCACCAGCGCAGCCACGGTCCGGCCAGGCCCTCCCAGCCGGCTGCACTGACCGCCACCCCGCCCACCTTCCCCTGTCCTGACTGTGGCAAGACTTTTGGGCAGGCCGCTTCTCTGAGGCGGCATCGCCAGGTGCACGAGGCCCGCACCCTTCCTGGCCCCTTCGCCTGCACAGAGTGTGGGCAGGACTTTGCCCAGGAAGCAGGGCTGCATCAACACTACATCCGGCATGCCCGGGGGGAGCTCTGA
- the ZNF576 gene encoding zinc finger protein 576 isoform X3 yields the protein MACSCLDSSQSQHGLVGRCSVKLFMLNRRTPRPSCHLGALQCTRCLITFADSKFQERHMKREHPADFVAQKLQGVLFICFTCARSFPSSKALIAHQRSHGPARPSQPAALTATPPTFPCPDCGKTFGQAASLRRHRQVHEARTLPGPFACTECGQDFAQEAGLHQHYIRHARGEL from the exons ATGGCGTGTTCTTGTCTTGATTCGTCTCAGTCACAGCACGGCCTTGTCGGACGATGTTCTGTGAAATTGTTTATGCTCAACAGGAGAACGCCAAGGCCTAGCT GCCACCTAGGGGCCCTGCAATGCACCCGCTGCCTCATCACCTTCGCCGATTCCAAGTTCCAGGAGCGTCACATGAAGCGGGAGCACCCAGCGGACTTCGTGGCCCAGAAGCTGCAGGGGGTCCTCTTCATCTGCTTCACCTGCGCCcgctcctttccctcctccaagGCCCTGATTGCCCACCAGCGCAGCCACGGTCCGGCCAGGCCCTCCCAGCCGGCTGCACTGACCGCCACCCCGCCCACCTTCCCCTGTCCTGACTGTGGCAAGACTTTTGGGCAGGCCGCTTCTCTGAGGCGGCATCGCCAGGTGCACGAGGCCCGCACCCTTCCTGGCCCCTTCGCCTGCACAGAGTGTGGGCAGGACTTTGCCCAGGAAGCAGGGCTGCATCAACACTACATCCGGCATGCCCGGGGGGAGCTCTGA
- the ZNF576 gene encoding zinc finger protein 576 isoform X2, which translates to MSPGRRQAKARVSVTMEDQQPTESMEQQDSSKERSPQSPGDDICHLGALQCTRCLITFADSKFQERHMKREHPADFVAQKLQGVLFICFTCARSFPSSKALIAHQRSHGPARPSQPAALTATPPTFPCPDCGKTFGQAASLRRHRQVHEARTLPGPFACTECGQDFAQEAGLHQHYIRHARGEL; encoded by the exons ATGTCTCCCGGAAGGAGGCAGGCTAAAGC AAGGGTCTCAGTCACCATGGAGGACCAGCAACCCACAGAGTCCATGGAGCAGCAGGATTCGTCCAAGGAGAGAAGTCCCCAAAGTCCAGGAGATGATATCT GCCACCTAGGGGCCCTGCAATGCACCCGCTGCCTCATCACCTTCGCCGATTCCAAGTTCCAGGAGCGTCACATGAAGCGGGAGCACCCAGCGGACTTCGTGGCCCAGAAGCTGCAGGGGGTCCTCTTCATCTGCTTCACCTGCGCCcgctcctttccctcctccaagGCCCTGATTGCCCACCAGCGCAGCCACGGTCCGGCCAGGCCCTCCCAGCCGGCTGCACTGACCGCCACCCCGCCCACCTTCCCCTGTCCTGACTGTGGCAAGACTTTTGGGCAGGCCGCTTCTCTGAGGCGGCATCGCCAGGTGCACGAGGCCCGCACCCTTCCTGGCCCCTTCGCCTGCACAGAGTGTGGGCAGGACTTTGCCCAGGAAGCAGGGCTGCATCAACACTACATCCGGCATGCCCGGGGGGAGCTCTGA
- the CADM4 gene encoding cell adhesion molecule 4 isoform X1 — protein MGRARRFQWPLLLLWAAAAGPGAGQEVQTENVTVAEGGVAEITCRLHQYDGSIVVIQNPARQTLFFNGTRALKDERFQLEEFSPRRVRIRLSDARLEDEGGYFCQLYTEDTHHQIATLTVLVAPENPVVEVREQAVEGGEVELSCLVPRSRPAAVLRWYRDRKELKGVSSGQENGKVWSVASTVRFRVDRKDDGGIVICEAQNQALPAGHSKQTQYVLDVQYSPTARIHASQAVLREGDTLVLTCAVTGNPRPNQIRWNRGNESLPERAEAVGETLTLPGLVSADNGTYTCEASNKHGHARALYVLVVYDPGAVVEAQTSVPYAIVGGILALLVFLIICVLVGMVWCSVRQKGSYLTHEASGLDEQGEAREAFLNGSDGHKRKEEFFI, from the exons GGGCAGGACAGGAAGTACAGACAGAGAATGTGACAGTGGCTGAGGGTGGGGTGGCTGAGATAACCTGCCGTCTGCACCAGTATGATGGATCCATAGTTGTCATTCAGAACCCCGCCCGGCAGACCCTCTTCTTCAATGGCACCCGGG CCCTGAAGGATGAGCGTTTCCAGCTTGAGGAGTTCTCCCCGCGCCGGGTACGGATCCGGCTCTCAGATGCGCGCCTGGAGGACGAGGGGGGCTACTTCTGCCAGCTCTACACGGAGGATACCCACCACCAGATTGCCACGCTCACTGTACTGG TGGCCCCGGAGAATCCTGTAGTGGAGGTCCGGGAACAGGCGGTGGAGGGTGGCGAGGTGGAGCTCAGCTGCCTCGTTCCACGGTCCCGCCCGGCCGCCGTCCTGCGCTGGTACCGGGACCGAAAGGAGCTGAAAG GAGTGAGCAGCGGCCAGGAGAATGGCAAGGTGTGGAGCGTGGCGAGCACAGTGAGGTTTCGTGTGGACCGCAAGGACGACGGCGGTATCGTCATATGCGAGGCGCAGAACCAAGCGCTGCCCGCTGGACACAGCAAGCAGACGCAGTACGTGCTGGACGTGCAGT ACTCCCCTACGGCCCGGATCCATGCCTCCCAAGCTGTGCTGAGGGAGGGAGACACGCTGGTGCTGACGTGTGCGGTGACGGGGAACCCCAG GCCAAACCAGATCCGTTGGAACCGCGGTAATGAATCTTTGCCAGAGCGGGCCGAGGCAGTCGGGGAGACACTTACGCTGCCGGGCCTGGTATCCGCGGATAACGGCACCTACACCTGCGAGGCGTCGAACAAGCACGGCCACGCGAGGGCGCTGTATGTGCTCGTGGTCTACG ACCCTGGTGCGGTGGTAGAGGCTCAAACGTCAGTGCCCTACGCCATTGTGGGCGGCATCCTGGCGCTACTGGTGTTTCTGATCATCTGTGTGCTGGTGGGCATGGTCTGGTGCTCAGTACGGCAGAAGG GCTCCTATCTGACCCATGAGGCCAGTGGCCTGGATGAGCAGGGAGAAGCCAGAGAAGCCTTTCTCAATGGCAGCGATGGAcacaagaggaaagaagaattcTTCATctga
- the IRGQ gene encoding immunity-related GTPase family Q protein isoform X2, with amino-acid sequence MPPPRGDVTVLFLGPPGSGKSALITALCDKDVETVEIPDGRPDSGLPSLRAAGPGLFLGELSCPPAAPGPWAAEANVLVLVLPGPEGNEEPLAPALGDAARAALARGTPLLAVRNLRPEESQNEAQARDQTSALLDSAGLGAAALFVLQTHCRSSDGCEELERLRAALRSQAEALQRLLPPAQDGFEVLGAAELEAVREAFETGGLEAALSWVRAGLERLGSARLDLAVAGRADVGLVLNMLLGLDPDDPGAVPASAPAGPTPYPAPERPNVVLWTVPLGSAGTAATPDPTHYDALILVTPGAPTEKDWAQVRPLVLPDTPVVCVRTDGEGEDPESLEEEEEAEKPSGESLENAGRGGVENARSEGREKHGPGSQEAGSGEGSEETGSESLQPAGIGVRKSGSGDCERAAVLSPEDETWEVLEEAPPPVFALRPGGLPGLCAWLRRALPPAQAGALLLALPPASPRAARTKAAALRAGAWRPALLASLAAAAAPVPGLGWACDVALLRGQLAEWRRALGLEPAALARRERALGLAPGELAERTRFPGPVTRAEVEARLGSWAGEGTAGGAALGALSFLWPAGGAAATGGLGYRAAHGVLLQALDEMRADAEAVLAPQAPAQ; translated from the exons ATGCCTCCGCCGCGGGGTGACGTGACTGTCTTGTTCCTGGGGCCTCCGGGCTCGGGAAAATCAGCGCTGATCACAGCGCTGTGCGACAAGGATGTGGAGACGGTAGAGATCCCCGACGGCCGGCCGGATTCCGGGCTCCCCAGCCTGCGAGCTGCAGGCCCAGGCCTGTTCCTGGGCGAGCTGAGCTGCCCACCCGCAGCGCCGGGACCCTGGGCGGCGGAGGCCAACGTGCTGGTACTGGTGCTGCCCGGCCCTGAGGGGAATGAGGAGCCCTTGGCCCCAGCGCTGGGGGATGCAGCGCGGGCCGCCCTGGCCCGAGGGACCCCGCTGCTGGCTGTGCGGAACCTCCGTCCCGAGGAGTCGCAGAATGAAGCCCAGGCCCGGGATCAGACCTCGGCCCTGCTGGACAGCGCCGGATTGGGCGCCGCGGCTCTCTTCGTGCTACAGACCCACTGCCGTAGCAGCGACGGCTGCGAGGAGCTGGAGCGCCTGCGGGCGGCGCTGCGAAGTCAGGCGGAGGCGCTTCAGAG GCTCCTGCCACCGGCTCAGGATGGCTTCGAGGTGCTGGGCGCCGCAGAGTTGGAGGCTGTGCGCGAGGCCTTCGAGACGGGTGGCCTGGAGGCGGCGCTGTCGTGGGTTCGGGCCGGCCTGGAGCGACTGGGCAGCGCGCGCCTGGACCTGGCCGTGGCCGGTAGGGCTGACGTGGGCCTTGTGCTGAACATGCTACTCGGGTTAGATCCTGACGACCCAGGTGCGGTTCCTGCTTCGGCGCCCGCGGGGCCCACACCCTACCCGGCCCCAGAGCGCCCCAACGTGGTGCTCTGGACCGTGCCCCTGGGCTCCGCGGGCACTGCTGCCACCCCCGACCCGACCCACTACGACGCTCTCATCCTCGTCACCCCGGGGGCCCCCACTGAGAAGGACTGGGCCCAGGTCCGGCCCTTGGTGCTACCAGATACACCCGTGGTCTGCGTGCGAACAGACGGCGAGGGCGAGGATCCGGAGTCtctagaagaagaggaagaggcggAGAAACCCAGCGGCGAGAGCTTAGAGAACGCGGGCCGAGGCGGGGTTGAGAATGCACGCAGTGAGGGAAGGGAGAAACATGGCCCTGGATCGCAGGAAGCAGGCAGTGGGGAAGGTTCAGAGGAAACCGGCAGCGAGAGTTTGCAGCCGGCTGGCATCGGCGTGAGGAAATCGGGCAGCGGGGACTGTGAGCGCGCGGCGGTGCTCAGCCCAGAGGACGAGACGTGGGAGGTGCTGGAGGAGGCGCCGCCGCCGGTGTTCGCGCTGCGGCCGGGCGGCCTCCCGGGGCTGTGCGCGTGGCTGCGGCGCGCGCTCCCGCCGGCGCAGGCGGGGGCGCTGCTGCTGGCGCTGCCGCCCGCGTCTCCCCGCGCGGCCCGGACCAAGGCTGCGGCGCTGCGGGCCGGGGCGTGGCGGCCGGCCCTGCTGGCTagcctggcggcggcggcggccccggtgccggggctgggctgggcgtGCGACGTGGCGCTGCTGCGCGGCCAGCTGGCCGAGTGGCGGCGGGCGCTGGGGCTCGAACCCGCGGCGCTGGCGCGACGGGAGCGCGCGCTGGGCCTGGCGCCGGGGGAGCTGGCCGAGCGGACGCGCTTCCCGGGTCCGGTGACGCGCGCAGAAGTGGAGGCGAGGCTGGGCTCGTGGGCGGGCGAGGGCACCGCCGGGGGCGCGGCGCTGGGCGCGCTCTCCTTCCTGTGGCCGGCGGGCGGCGCGGCGGCCACCGGGGGCCTGGGCTACCGCGCGGCGCACGGTGTCCTGCTGCAGGCGCTCGATGAGATGCGGGCCGACGCCGAGGCCGTGCTGGCCCCACAGGCGCCCGCGCAGTGA
- the ZNF428 gene encoding zinc finger protein 428 → MTETREPAETGGYASLEEDDEDLSPGPEHSSDSEYTLSEPDSEEEEDEEEEEEETTDDPEYDPGYKVKQRLGGGRGGPSRRAPRAAQLPGPPAQPCQLCGRSPLGEAPPGTPPCRLCCPATAPQEAPAPESRALGEEEEEPPRAKEGRPAGREEEEEEEEEEGTYHCTECEDSFDNLGELHGHFMLHARGEV, encoded by the exons ATGACAGAGACCCGTGAGCCAGCTGAGACTGGGGGCTACGCCAGCTTGGAGGAAGACGATGAGGACCTCTCTCCAG GCCCCGAGCATTCCTCTGACTCCGAATACACTCTCTCAGAGCCGGACtctgaagaggaagaagatgaggaggaggaggaagaggagaccaCTGACGATCCCGAATATGACCCCGGCTACAAGGTGAAGCAGCGCctgggggggggccgggggggcccATCCCGCCGGGCCCCCCGAGCAGCCCAGCTCCCgggccccccagcccagccctgccagctcTGTGGCCGCTCACCCCTTGGGGAGGCCCCACCAGGCACCCCACCTTGCCGGCTCTGCTGCCCCGCTACAGCCCCCCAGGAAGCGCCAGCCCCTGAAAGCAGGGCCCtcggggaggaagaggaagagccaCCTCGGGCTAAGGAGGGCCGAccagctgggagggaggaggaggaggaagaggaggaggaagagggcaccTACCACTGTACGGAGTGCGAGGATTCCTTTGACAACCTCGGGGAGCTGCATGGGCACTTCATGCTGCATGCCCGGGGTGAGGTGTAG
- the ZNF576 gene encoding zinc finger protein 576 isoform X1: MATRDLGFETLSRRKAVETTGTLRLEGSQSPWRTSNPQSPWSSRIRPRREVPKVQEMISSQHGLVGRCSVKLFMLNRRTPRPSCHLGALQCTRCLITFADSKFQERHMKREHPADFVAQKLQGVLFICFTCARSFPSSKALIAHQRSHGPARPSQPAALTATPPTFPCPDCGKTFGQAASLRRHRQVHEARTLPGPFACTECGQDFAQEAGLHQHYIRHARGEL, encoded by the exons ATGGCAACCCGAGATCTGGGCTTCGAAACGCTCAGCAGGCGAAAGGCCGTGGAAACCACCGGGACTTTAAGACTCG AAGGGTCTCAGTCACCATGGAGGACCAGCAACCCACAGAGTCCATGGAGCAGCAGGATTCGTCCAAGGAGAGAAGTCCCCAAAGTCCAGGAGATGATATCT TCACAGCACGGCCTTGTCGGACGATGTTCTGTGAAATTGTTTATGCTCAACAGGAGAACGCCAAGGCCTAGCT GCCACCTAGGGGCCCTGCAATGCACCCGCTGCCTCATCACCTTCGCCGATTCCAAGTTCCAGGAGCGTCACATGAAGCGGGAGCACCCAGCGGACTTCGTGGCCCAGAAGCTGCAGGGGGTCCTCTTCATCTGCTTCACCTGCGCCcgctcctttccctcctccaagGCCCTGATTGCCCACCAGCGCAGCCACGGTCCGGCCAGGCCCTCCCAGCCGGCTGCACTGACCGCCACCCCGCCCACCTTCCCCTGTCCTGACTGTGGCAAGACTTTTGGGCAGGCCGCTTCTCTGAGGCGGCATCGCCAGGTGCACGAGGCCCGCACCCTTCCTGGCCCCTTCGCCTGCACAGAGTGTGGGCAGGACTTTGCCCAGGAAGCAGGGCTGCATCAACACTACATCCGGCATGCCCGGGGGGAGCTCTGA